The following proteins come from a genomic window of Rutidosis leptorrhynchoides isolate AG116_Rl617_1_P2 chromosome 10, CSIRO_AGI_Rlap_v1, whole genome shotgun sequence:
- the LOC139872123 gene encoding elicitor-responsive protein 1 gives MAAYGIQGNLLEVTVVSCNKLKDTEWISRQDPYVCVEYGSNKSRTRTCTDGGKNPTFQEKFVYTLIEGLRELNVYVYNSNTLKHDDFIGSGKVQLAKAISQGFDDSTWPLQSKSGRHAGEVRLIVHYTSANKPTKPSGSHGTAAPPYGAPQASLYSAPPPQYPYAPSAGYPAQSPYPSYPPNTGYPPSSYPPNSSGYPPSPYPPQAAPYGQPYPPAPAYPPQPYGSQYPPGPPHPGTYPPPY, from the exons ATGGCAGCTTACGGCATCCAAGGCAATCTACTAGAAGTCACTG TTGTTAGCTGTAACAAATTGAAGGATACTGAGTGGATTTCAAGGCAAGATCCGTACGTTTGTGTTGAATACGGTAGTAATAAATCTCGAACACGTACCTGTACAG ATGGAGGGAAGAACCCTACGTTTCAAGAGAAATTTGTGTATACGCTAATTGAAGGATTAAGAGAGTTGAATGTTTATGTTTATAATAGCAATACACTCAAACATGATGACTTTATTGGCAGTGGAAA GGTTCAATTGGCAAAGGCTATTTCACAAGGATTTGATGACAGTACTTGGCCATTGCAGAGTAAAAGTGGAAG GCATGCTGGAGAGGTTCGATTAATTGTACACTATACCAGTGCCAAT AAACCAACAAAACCATCAGGCAGTCATGGTACAGCAGCTCCACCATACGGTGCGCCCCAGGCCTCACTCTACTCTGCACCACCACCGCAATATCCATATGCGCCATCTGCTGGTTATCCTGCACAATCACCCTACCCATCGTACCCACCGAATACGGGTTATCCACCATCTTCATACCCGCCCAATTCAAGTGGTTATCCACCGTCTCCATACCCACCTCAAGCAGCACCTTATGGACAACCGTACCCACCCGCTCCAGCGTATCCGCCTCAACCATATGGATCCCAATATCCTCCTG GTCCTCCACACCCAGGAACATATCCTCCACCGTATTGA